One genomic segment of Hydrocarboniclastica marina includes these proteins:
- the dnaK gene encoding molecular chaperone DnaK yields the protein MSKIIGIDLGTTNSCVAIMDGDKVKVIENAEGDRTTPSIVAYTDDNEILVGQSAKRQAVTNPSNTLYAIKRLIGRRFEDDVVQKDIKMVPYEIAKADNGDAWVSVKGKKMAPPQISAEILKKMKKTAEDYLGETVTEAVITVPAYFNDSQRQATKDAGKIAGLEVKRIINEPTAAALAYGMDRKGADRTIAVYDLGGGTFDISIIEIADVDGEKQFEVLATNGDTFLGGEDFDSKLIHYLADQFKKDSGIDLKGDSLAMQRLKEAAEKAKIELSSSQQTDVNLPYITADQTGPKHMNVKVTRSKLESLVEDLVERSLEPCRMALKDSGIKSGEVDEVILVGGQTRMPMVQEKVKNFFNKEPRKDVNPDEAVAMGAAIQAAVLSGDVKDVLLLDVTPLTLGIETMGGVATPLIDKNTTIPTKKSQTFSTADDNQTAVTIHVVQGERKQASQNKSLGRFDLADIPPAQRGVPQIEVTFDIDANGILHVSAKDKATGKEQSIVIKASSGLNDDEIEKMVRDAEANAEEDRRFEELIQARNQGDGMVHAVRKTLEEVGDKADPAEKQQIEEAISELEEALKGDDKADIEAKTQKLTEASSNLAQKMYAEQGAEEPQQQAGGNEDAAVDAEFEEVKEDDKR from the coding sequence ATGAGTAAAATTATTGGTATTGACTTGGGGACCACCAACTCCTGTGTTGCCATCATGGATGGGGACAAGGTCAAGGTTATCGAAAACGCTGAGGGTGATCGCACCACGCCGTCCATTGTCGCCTACACCGATGACAATGAAATTCTGGTAGGCCAGAGCGCCAAGCGCCAGGCGGTTACCAATCCCAGCAACACCCTCTACGCGATCAAGCGCCTCATCGGCCGCCGTTTTGAAGACGACGTCGTACAGAAAGACATCAAGATGGTGCCTTACGAAATCGCCAAGGCCGACAACGGTGACGCCTGGGTATCTGTTAAAGGCAAAAAGATGGCGCCCCCGCAGATCTCTGCGGAAATCCTGAAGAAGATGAAGAAGACCGCCGAGGACTACCTTGGCGAAACGGTCACCGAAGCGGTTATCACCGTGCCGGCATATTTCAACGACAGCCAGCGTCAGGCTACCAAGGACGCTGGCAAGATTGCCGGGCTTGAGGTCAAGCGCATTATTAACGAGCCGACCGCCGCGGCACTGGCCTATGGCATGGATCGCAAGGGTGCGGACCGTACCATCGCGGTTTACGACCTGGGTGGCGGCACCTTCGATATCTCTATCATTGAAATCGCTGATGTCGATGGCGAGAAGCAGTTTGAAGTGCTGGCGACCAACGGTGACACCTTCCTCGGTGGTGAAGACTTCGACTCCAAACTGATCCATTACCTGGCTGACCAGTTCAAGAAAGATTCCGGTATTGACCTGAAAGGCGACTCCCTGGCCATGCAGCGCCTGAAAGAAGCTGCCGAGAAAGCCAAGATCGAGCTGTCTTCCAGCCAGCAGACCGACGTCAACCTGCCTTATATCACGGCCGACCAAACCGGCCCCAAGCACATGAACGTGAAGGTCACCCGTTCCAAGCTTGAGTCACTGGTTGAGGATCTGGTTGAACGCAGCCTTGAGCCTTGCCGCATGGCGCTGAAGGATTCCGGTATCAAGTCCGGTGAAGTGGATGAGGTCATCCTGGTCGGTGGCCAGACACGTATGCCCATGGTTCAGGAGAAGGTCAAAAACTTCTTCAACAAAGAGCCGCGCAAGGACGTCAACCCGGATGAAGCGGTTGCGATGGGTGCGGCGATTCAGGCTGCGGTTCTCTCTGGCGACGTGAAAGACGTTCTGCTGCTCGACGTGACGCCGCTGACCCTGGGTATCGAAACCATGGGGGGTGTCGCCACGCCGCTGATCGACAAGAACACCACGATCCCGACCAAGAAATCGCAGACGTTCTCTACGGCTGATGACAACCAGACCGCGGTAACCATCCATGTGGTGCAGGGTGAGCGCAAGCAGGCCAGTCAGAACAAATCACTGGGCCGTTTTGACCTGGCGGACATTCCGCCGGCACAACGCGGCGTTCCGCAAATCGAGGTAACCTTCGATATTGATGCGAACGGTATTCTGCACGTCTCGGCGAAAGACAAGGCTACAGGCAAAGAGCAGTCCATCGTCATCAAGGCCTCTTCCGGTCTGAACGATGACGAAATTGAAAAAATGGTGCGCGACGCTGAGGCTAACGCCGAAGAGGATCGCCGCTTCGAAGAGCTGATTCAGGCTCGCAACCAGGGCGACGGCATGGTACACGCTGTGCGCAAGACTCTGGAAGAAGTCGGCGATAAGGCTGATCCGGCTGAGAAGCAGCAGATCGAGGAAGCCATCAGCGAACTGGAAGAAGCGCTCAAGGGCGACGACAAGGCTGACATCGAAGCCAAGACCCAGAAGCTGACCGAAGCCTCTTCTAACCTTGCGCAGAAGATGTATGCCGAGCAGGGCGCCGAAGAGCCCCAGCAACAGGCCGGTGGCAACGAAGATGCCGCGGTCGACGCTGAGTTCGAAGAGGTTAAAGAAGACGACAAGCGCTAA
- the grpE gene encoding nucleotide exchange factor GrpE, which translates to MSADETSKAKPADAEEQHGKNYEDAVDEVASEASGPESAVAALEEELNEYREQALRAQAEMQNVRRRAEIDIEKAHKFALEKFVRELLPVVDSLEKSVENATGDSELLVRLREGVEMTLNMMLSSLGKFNVKQLSPMGEPFDPQQHEAMSMVPSPDVEPNTVVGVMQKGYTLNDRLVRPAMVMISRPGDVPIVDEKA; encoded by the coding sequence ATGAGCGCAGACGAGACGTCGAAGGCCAAGCCGGCTGATGCAGAAGAGCAGCATGGGAAAAACTATGAAGACGCGGTGGACGAGGTAGCCTCTGAGGCGTCGGGGCCCGAGTCAGCCGTTGCGGCACTTGAGGAGGAACTCAACGAGTATCGCGAACAGGCTCTTCGAGCGCAGGCTGAAATGCAGAACGTCCGACGCCGGGCGGAAATCGACATCGAAAAAGCCCACAAGTTCGCTCTGGAAAAGTTTGTTCGGGAGCTGCTGCCGGTCGTGGATAGCCTGGAAAAGTCGGTCGAGAACGCCACCGGCGATTCAGAACTGCTGGTGCGGCTGCGGGAAGGCGTCGAAATGACCCTCAACATGATGTTGAGCAGCCTGGGTAAATTCAACGTCAAGCAACTCAGCCCTATGGGTGAGCCCTTTGATCCCCAGCAGCACGAAGCGATGTCCATGGTGCCATCTCCGGACGTCGAGCCGAACACGGTCGTGGGCGTAATGCAGAAAGGTTATACCCTGAATGATCGTCTGGTGCGGCCCGCCATGGTGATGATATCCCGTCCGGGCGACGTACCCATCGTTGATGAGAAGGCTTGA
- the recN gene encoding DNA repair protein RecN, translating into MLTHLTVSNYAIAEHVELPFDRGMTALTGETGAGKSIALDALSLTLGGRADAALVREGSDKADITAVFDVRSIGAANQWLAAHDLDTDGECILRRVIRKDGRSRAYINGQPCPLQDIKQLGGLLMDIHSQHQHQSLLRKETHSQLLDEFTGAAEQAHDVREVYRHWQQANKRLLALQDNQQSRDARVELLRYQVDEMDRLALGEDELKALEQEQQSLANAESILHHSHQAALLTAEGEPSAVEMVQQAVQQLEKLPSLAPALDETLQMLQEAQIQLQEAGSNLRHFIDDYELDPQRLAEVEERLSAIYQLARKHRVQPEDVPALHLRLKSELVELDSGEQSVGHLSAEVNRLRDEYEKQARNLSEIRREAATRLDAKIGEELTQLGMAGTRFVTQLTTNTQGQPAAHGNEEVEFLISTNAGQPARSLSRVASGGELSRISLAVQVVLAQTSTIPTLVFDEVDVGIGGAVAEVVGKLLRRLGNNGQVLCVTHLPQVAAQAHQHLFVSKFSEKNATFSRVEKLENSQRVSEVARMLGGVDLTDQTLAHAREMFDRGQAITH; encoded by the coding sequence ATGCTGACCCACCTGACCGTGTCCAACTACGCCATCGCAGAACATGTGGAGCTACCATTCGACCGGGGCATGACCGCGCTCACCGGCGAGACCGGCGCGGGCAAATCCATCGCCCTCGATGCGCTGTCGCTAACGCTGGGTGGCCGTGCAGATGCTGCGCTGGTGCGCGAAGGCAGCGACAAGGCTGACATCACCGCCGTGTTTGACGTTCGCTCGATCGGCGCAGCCAACCAGTGGCTTGCAGCTCACGACCTTGACACGGATGGCGAGTGCATCCTGAGAAGGGTCATCCGCAAGGACGGGCGCTCCCGGGCCTACATCAACGGCCAGCCCTGCCCGCTTCAGGACATCAAGCAGCTGGGCGGCCTGCTGATGGACATTCACAGCCAGCATCAACACCAGTCTCTGTTGCGCAAGGAAACCCACAGCCAACTACTCGACGAGTTTACAGGCGCGGCAGAGCAGGCCCATGACGTCAGGGAGGTCTACCGGCACTGGCAGCAGGCCAACAAGCGACTGCTGGCGTTACAGGACAACCAGCAATCACGGGACGCCCGCGTTGAACTGCTGCGCTACCAGGTCGATGAGATGGACCGCCTCGCGCTGGGTGAGGATGAGTTGAAAGCACTGGAACAGGAGCAGCAGAGCCTCGCCAACGCCGAAAGCATTCTCCATCACAGCCATCAGGCCGCCCTCCTTACGGCTGAAGGCGAACCCAGCGCGGTTGAAATGGTGCAGCAGGCCGTTCAGCAACTGGAGAAGCTGCCTAGCCTGGCGCCGGCTCTGGACGAAACCCTGCAGATGCTCCAGGAGGCACAGATCCAGCTGCAGGAAGCAGGCAGTAATCTGCGCCACTTTATTGATGACTACGAACTCGACCCTCAACGCCTGGCAGAGGTGGAAGAACGCCTTAGCGCAATTTACCAACTGGCCCGCAAGCACCGGGTCCAGCCTGAAGATGTGCCGGCGCTTCATTTGCGCCTGAAATCAGAATTAGTGGAACTCGACAGTGGCGAACAGAGCGTGGGCCACCTCAGCGCCGAAGTGAACCGGCTGCGGGATGAGTACGAGAAGCAGGCCCGGAACCTGAGCGAAATTCGCCGTGAAGCCGCAACCCGGCTCGACGCGAAGATCGGCGAAGAGCTGACTCAGCTGGGCATGGCAGGCACCCGATTTGTGACTCAGCTGACGACAAATACACAAGGCCAGCCTGCGGCCCACGGCAATGAAGAAGTGGAGTTTCTGATTAGCACAAACGCAGGGCAACCCGCGCGAAGTCTGTCCCGTGTTGCTTCCGGCGGCGAACTGTCCCGTATCAGCCTGGCAGTGCAGGTCGTACTGGCGCAGACCTCAACCATTCCGACATTGGTCTTCGACGAAGTGGACGTGGGCATCGGCGGGGCGGTTGCAGAAGTGGTTGGCAAGCTACTGCGCAGGCTTGGCAATAATGGCCAGGTGCTTTGTGTCACGCACCTGCCCCAGGTGGCCGCGCAAGCGCATCAGCACCTTTTCGTCAGCAAATTTAGCGAAAAGAACGCCACCTTCTCCCGAGTAGAAAAACTGGAAAACAGCCAGCGAGTATCAGAAGTCGCGAGAATGCTAGGCGGGGTCGACCTGACGGACCAGACCCTCGCTCATGCCCGGGAGATGTTCGATCGTGGGCAAGCTATAACGCACTGA
- the fur gene encoding ferric iron uptake transcriptional regulator, translated as MSAENSELRKAGLKVTLPRVKILNILESSDSHHLSAEDVYKKLLDAGDDVGLATVYRVLTQFEAAGLVLRHNFEGGHAVFEMAGDEHHDHMVCTQSGEVIEFFDEVIEERQKKIAADYGYDIVDHSLTLYVKPKKS; from the coding sequence ATGTCAGCTGAAAATAGCGAACTTCGAAAAGCGGGTCTGAAAGTGACCCTGCCGCGAGTCAAAATCCTGAATATACTGGAAAGCTCGGACTCGCATCACCTGAGCGCAGAAGATGTGTACAAGAAACTACTGGACGCCGGGGACGACGTAGGCCTGGCGACCGTTTACCGGGTCCTGACTCAGTTTGAGGCCGCAGGGTTGGTGCTGCGGCATAATTTTGAAGGCGGGCACGCCGTTTTTGAAATGGCTGGGGACGAGCACCATGACCACATGGTGTGTACTCAGAGCGGCGAAGTGATCGAATTCTTCGACGAAGTGATCGAGGAGAGGCAAAAGAAAATCGCCGCAGACTATGGTTACGACATCGTCGATCACAGTCTGACCCTGTATGTGAAACCGAAAAAATCCTGA
- a CDS encoding outer membrane protein assembly factor BamE: MQKLAPLVLTLFLAAILGGCAFPGVYKIDIQQGNIVKQEDLDKLSSGMTRDDVHQTLGTPMTQNTFRDDRDYYLYTFQDSGGQILKQRVTVFYNGDQYARHTARLLDETPAY, translated from the coding sequence ATGCAAAAGCTGGCCCCCCTAGTCCTGACTCTTTTTCTGGCAGCTATTCTCGGTGGCTGCGCCTTCCCTGGCGTGTACAAGATCGATATCCAGCAGGGCAATATCGTCAAGCAGGAGGACCTGGACAAACTCAGTTCGGGCATGACTCGTGATGACGTCCACCAGACACTCGGCACGCCCATGACCCAGAACACGTTCCGCGACGACAGGGATTACTACCTGTATACCTTTCAGGACTCAGGCGGCCAGATTCTAAAACAGCGCGTCACGGTCTTCTATAATGGCGATCAGTATGCGCGTCACACCGCCAGACTTCTGGACGAAACGCCGGCCTACTGA
- a CDS encoding RnfH family protein produces MIRVEVAYATPGRQEILSLDVAQGTTLLQAAQASGIHERFPEIDLQSDAMGIFGRVVKNPGEHVVQDGQRIEIYRPLTIDPKQARLNRARKR; encoded by the coding sequence ATGATCAGGGTGGAGGTCGCCTACGCCACGCCCGGTCGCCAGGAGATCCTCAGCCTCGATGTGGCCCAGGGAACCACTCTATTGCAGGCGGCGCAGGCGTCTGGCATTCACGAACGGTTTCCGGAGATCGACCTGCAATCGGATGCTATGGGGATTTTCGGTCGAGTAGTTAAAAACCCCGGAGAACATGTGGTCCAGGACGGACAGCGGATAGAAATCTACCGGCCTCTCACCATCGACCCGAAGCAGGCTCGGCTGAATCGGGCGAGAAAAAGATGA
- a CDS encoding type II toxin-antitoxin system RatA family toxin: protein MTYRIDRSALVWHSAERMFALVNDISGYPGFVPWCSAAEVHDSSHGEILASIEVAKGGVRHRFTTRNLIEEPRSIGIELVDGPFKALHGRWRFEPLDVNASKVVLELDFEFSGRFARMALGGVFSQAANAVVDAFCTQADRVYGKNRT, encoded by the coding sequence ATGACTTACAGGATCGACCGCAGTGCCCTCGTTTGGCATTCCGCTGAGCGTATGTTTGCGTTGGTGAATGACATTTCGGGGTATCCGGGCTTTGTACCCTGGTGTAGCGCTGCTGAAGTCCATGACTCGTCGCACGGCGAAATACTGGCTTCCATAGAAGTGGCGAAGGGCGGCGTCAGGCACCGGTTCACGACCCGGAATCTGATTGAAGAGCCACGCTCGATCGGGATCGAGCTGGTCGATGGACCATTCAAGGCACTTCACGGGCGATGGCGCTTCGAACCGCTCGATGTCAACGCGTCAAAAGTCGTGCTAGAGCTCGATTTTGAGTTTAGCGGCAGGTTTGCACGAATGGCTTTAGGCGGGGTATTCAGTCAGGCAGCCAACGCTGTCGTGGATGCATTTTGTACCCAGGCTGATCGAGTCTATGGGAAAAACAGGACTTGA
- a CDS encoding sodium-dependent transporter, whose translation MSERYESGLGSWGSRWTFILAATGSAVGLGNIWKFPYMAGENGGAAFVAIYLLCLFLVGVPLLMAEVLLGRRGGQNPVGSMAKLTAAAGTSRAWIWTGRLGALAGFIILSFYSVVGGFSLAYVFNSAFGDFVGAGPEDVAAVFSAVQSSAVELTGWHTLFLVLVMIVSLRGINQGLEKSLRIIMPMLFILLAVLLWYAWEHGDFDQGLAFLFDFSAQKITWQASLDALGHAFFSLSLGMGVMMAYGAYMPKSASIGGAVVAIALLDTVVALSAGLIIFPIVFANGLDPTAGFGLMFNALPLALGNLPFGHFVGTLFFVLIALAAWSSAISILEPAVAWSQQRWRCSRTSAVVVVGCAAWLLGLGTVFSFNIWADATLLGANFFGWIDFVSSSLMLPIVGLLVAVFAGWKLDVASRREELAMRWAWAFSSWQWLLKYLVPVAVVAILAISAWGFVSALQNPFD comes from the coding sequence ATGAGCGAACGGTACGAGTCCGGCCTGGGCTCATGGGGCAGTCGCTGGACGTTCATACTTGCTGCAACTGGTTCAGCGGTTGGCCTGGGGAACATCTGGAAATTCCCCTACATGGCCGGCGAAAACGGTGGCGCCGCATTTGTAGCAATCTACTTACTCTGTCTCTTTCTGGTAGGTGTGCCGCTGCTTATGGCCGAAGTGCTGCTTGGGCGCCGCGGTGGACAGAACCCGGTCGGCTCAATGGCGAAACTTACAGCAGCGGCCGGGACCAGCCGAGCCTGGATCTGGACTGGACGGCTTGGGGCTCTCGCGGGCTTCATAATCCTGTCGTTCTATTCGGTCGTCGGCGGGTTCTCCCTCGCCTATGTGTTCAACTCGGCATTCGGCGACTTTGTCGGAGCCGGACCTGAAGATGTCGCGGCGGTTTTTAGCGCCGTGCAGTCGAGTGCGGTCGAGTTGACCGGCTGGCATACACTTTTCCTGGTGCTCGTGATGATCGTTTCACTGCGGGGCATCAACCAGGGACTGGAAAAATCCCTGCGCATCATCATGCCGATGCTGTTCATTCTCCTGGCTGTGCTGCTCTGGTACGCCTGGGAACATGGCGATTTTGACCAGGGACTGGCTTTCCTGTTCGACTTCTCGGCCCAGAAGATCACCTGGCAGGCCTCTCTGGATGCGCTGGGGCATGCCTTTTTCAGCCTGAGCCTGGGTATGGGGGTAATGATGGCGTATGGAGCCTACATGCCGAAGTCTGCTTCGATCGGCGGTGCTGTGGTTGCTATCGCGTTGCTGGACACAGTTGTGGCTTTAAGCGCAGGCTTGATTATATTTCCGATTGTCTTTGCCAATGGACTGGACCCGACGGCCGGTTTCGGGCTGATGTTCAACGCCTTGCCTCTTGCTCTGGGGAATCTGCCCTTTGGTCATTTTGTTGGCACCCTGTTTTTTGTTCTGATCGCCCTGGCGGCCTGGAGTTCAGCCATTTCCATTCTGGAGCCCGCGGTGGCGTGGTCACAACAACGCTGGCGGTGCAGTCGCACATCGGCTGTGGTTGTGGTTGGCTGTGCCGCCTGGTTGCTGGGGCTTGGCACTGTGTTTTCGTTTAATATCTGGGCTGATGCCACCTTGCTCGGGGCGAATTTCTTCGGCTGGATCGACTTCGTCAGTTCCAGCCTGATGCTGCCGATAGTAGGGCTGCTGGTTGCGGTGTTCGCAGGCTGGAAACTGGATGTTGCATCTCGTCGGGAGGAGTTGGCCATGCGCTGGGCCTGGGCGTTCTCCTCGTGGCAGTGGCTGCTCAAGTATCTTGTGCCGGTGGCAGTTGTGGCGATACTGGCGATATCCGCCTGGGGATTCGTTTCGGCTCTGCAAAACCCCTTCGATTAG
- the smpB gene encoding SsrA-binding protein SmpB, producing the protein MSKKKPTPGSSTIARNKKARHEYHIEQTFEAGMALTGWEVKAMRAGKCQLTDAYVLLKDGEAWLLGAHVQPLNTASTHVVADPDRTRKLLLHKKEIARLIGAVGQTGHTCVPLAIYWKGNKVKCEIALVKGKKLFDKRATEKERDWNRQKQRLMRQPQNLSS; encoded by the coding sequence ATGAGCAAGAAAAAGCCGACTCCAGGCTCGAGTACCATCGCGCGCAACAAAAAAGCGCGCCACGAGTATCATATTGAGCAGACCTTCGAAGCCGGTATGGCATTGACCGGCTGGGAAGTAAAAGCCATGCGCGCCGGCAAGTGCCAGCTCACCGACGCCTATGTACTGCTCAAGGACGGTGAGGCCTGGTTGCTTGGGGCTCATGTACAGCCACTTAACACAGCTTCCACCCATGTTGTGGCGGACCCGGACCGCACCCGTAAGTTGCTCCTTCACAAGAAGGAAATAGCACGTCTCATCGGCGCCGTCGGCCAGACTGGTCATACCTGCGTGCCACTGGCCATCTACTGGAAAGGAAACAAGGTCAAGTGTGAGATTGCGCTGGTGAAAGGTAAAAAGCTCTTCGATAAGCGTGCCACCGAAAAAGAGCGCGACTGGAATCGGCAAAAGCAGCGATTGATGCGCCAACCGCAAAATCTGTCATCCTGA
- a CDS encoding WS/DGAT/MGAT family O-acyltransferase, protein MVSGSSLKGTPMAAVDKSWLRMESASNCMMIGVVLIFDRPIGIPALRQLLEERFLKFQRFRQIIQRKGERCHWVDDPNFDLDNHLHSIALPAPASKKELQTVFGDLNSSHLDPNRPLWQIHHVDNYGEGSALLIRIHHCIADGISLVRVLLSLTDDNADAKVTKMPGNSIAPKMPPAPGWQKRINGFMQSLSQTRQQVTAVADKSWRKVRHDPTYLLHLGHEAWRVANECISLGLRPFDPPTRLKGSLSGRKQVAWAEPLDLAEVKQVAKALKGTVNDVLLTAATGALHEFLKESGAPIPPQGIHVAVPFNLRPPQEPVNKLGNQFGLVLVPLPVGTACPLEQFSKVQQDMNQLKNSYQAQVSYSLLNVFGRGPDILEKMALEVLSRKASAVMTNVPGPRNPVYLCGARLTQPMFWVPQTGDIGVGLSIFSYEDQVQFGLVSDKRLIGDPDAVVAQFVQSFNALKRLAATIAAPEDQKDEVVVDAAKAFSRQSSVK, encoded by the coding sequence ATGGTTTCTGGGAGCAGCCTCAAAGGCACGCCCATGGCGGCCGTGGACAAGTCCTGGCTACGCATGGAGTCGGCGTCCAACTGTATGATGATAGGCGTCGTTCTTATTTTTGATCGCCCGATTGGCATACCTGCGCTTCGACAACTGCTTGAAGAGCGCTTTCTGAAGTTCCAGCGTTTCCGTCAGATCATTCAGCGCAAGGGTGAACGCTGCCACTGGGTCGACGATCCGAACTTTGATCTGGACAACCATCTTCACTCCATCGCCCTGCCCGCCCCCGCCAGCAAAAAAGAGCTACAAACTGTGTTTGGCGATCTCAACAGCAGCCACCTCGACCCCAACAGACCGCTCTGGCAGATCCATCATGTCGACAATTATGGTGAAGGCAGCGCCCTGCTGATTCGGATCCATCACTGTATCGCCGACGGCATTTCACTGGTGCGCGTGCTGCTGTCACTTACTGACGACAATGCCGACGCGAAAGTAACCAAAATGCCCGGCAACAGCATTGCCCCTAAAATGCCGCCCGCGCCCGGATGGCAGAAACGCATCAATGGCTTCATGCAGAGCCTCAGCCAGACCCGACAGCAGGTTACCGCAGTGGCCGACAAGTCCTGGCGAAAAGTCAGGCATGATCCGACCTATTTGCTGCATCTCGGCCACGAAGCCTGGCGCGTAGCCAACGAGTGCATCAGCCTGGGCCTGCGCCCTTTCGACCCGCCTACCCGCCTCAAGGGCAGTCTAAGCGGCCGAAAGCAAGTGGCCTGGGCGGAGCCGCTAGACCTTGCCGAGGTCAAGCAAGTAGCCAAGGCGTTGAAGGGCACGGTTAATGACGTCTTGCTGACAGCCGCTACGGGCGCCCTGCACGAGTTTCTCAAGGAAAGCGGCGCTCCGATTCCCCCTCAGGGCATTCACGTCGCAGTGCCATTCAATCTTCGCCCGCCGCAGGAGCCGGTAAACAAACTGGGCAATCAGTTTGGACTCGTACTTGTACCTCTCCCTGTCGGTACGGCCTGTCCGCTCGAGCAATTCAGCAAGGTCCAGCAGGATATGAACCAACTGAAGAATTCCTATCAGGCCCAGGTGTCTTATAGCCTGCTGAACGTTTTCGGCCGAGGGCCGGATATTCTTGAGAAAATGGCCCTTGAAGTGCTCAGTCGCAAGGCCTCTGCAGTAATGACCAATGTCCCGGGCCCCCGTAACCCGGTTTACCTGTGCGGCGCGCGTCTTACGCAGCCCATGTTCTGGGTCCCGCAGACCGGGGACATCGGTGTCGGCCTGAGCATCTTCAGCTACGAGGATCAGGTGCAGTTCGGGCTGGTGAGCGACAAGCGTCTGATAGGCGATCCCGACGCTGTTGTCGCTCAGTTTGTGCAATCCTTTAATGCACTGAAGCGTCTGGCGGCAACAATAGCGGCGCCGGAGGACCAGAAGGACGAGGTAGTCGTGGACGCGGCCAAAGCATTTTCCAGACAATCGTCAGTCAAGTAA
- a CDS encoding amidase: MKQTLARLAVTEPRLNAFSAMDPDLAMDQARSVERQLASDGPSGPLAGLPVSVKDVLPVAGLPLRFGSRTTADERMHEDAVLVQRLRGAGACIVGKTTTSEYGAKAVGDCPLTGITRNPWNLERTPGGSSAGAGASVAAGVTAVAIGTDGAGSVRIPAALNSLFGIKPQFGRIPFYPLAAADNLVHPGIISRTVRDAAFILENLAGFDRHDPNSLRQPVPALVSACDQPLKGMRVAWSPTLGYARPDPEVLALCERAIASFGALGVKATTVRKVMADPVDIWALEFYGALAKALRKPLREMPEMLDPSLLPMLEWAVSRSAADYQRSLGRRKHLRERMRSFFRDFDLLLTPTLPVAAFEVGQDQPPGWANTNPMAWVSYTYPFNLTGQPAASIPCGFTGEGLPVGLQLVARDHDEPTLFRAAAAFEAAQPWSDILPAGFR; encoded by the coding sequence ATGAAGCAGACTCTCGCACGGTTGGCTGTGACCGAGCCTCGGCTTAACGCTTTCAGTGCCATGGACCCGGACTTGGCGATGGATCAGGCCAGGTCGGTAGAGCGGCAGCTTGCGTCAGACGGTCCTTCGGGGCCGCTTGCCGGGCTGCCGGTATCGGTCAAGGATGTGCTGCCGGTCGCGGGATTGCCTCTTCGGTTTGGCTCCCGTACTACTGCAGACGAGCGAATGCATGAGGATGCCGTATTGGTGCAACGCCTACGTGGCGCTGGAGCGTGTATTGTCGGCAAGACTACAACCAGCGAGTACGGTGCAAAAGCCGTGGGTGACTGCCCTTTGACGGGTATTACCCGCAATCCCTGGAATCTTGAGCGAACGCCGGGCGGATCGAGCGCTGGGGCTGGGGCCAGCGTTGCTGCGGGAGTAACGGCCGTGGCCATAGGCACCGATGGCGCCGGATCGGTGCGCATCCCCGCGGCACTCAACAGCCTTTTTGGAATCAAGCCTCAGTTCGGCCGGATTCCTTTCTACCCCCTCGCTGCAGCTGACAACCTGGTGCATCCCGGTATCATTTCCCGAACTGTTAGAGACGCGGCTTTCATCCTGGAAAATCTGGCCGGTTTCGATCGCCATGACCCGAACAGCTTGCGTCAGCCTGTTCCCGCATTGGTCTCTGCTTGCGACCAGCCACTCAAAGGCATGCGTGTTGCCTGGAGCCCGACCCTGGGGTACGCCCGACCCGACCCGGAAGTGCTGGCGTTATGCGAGCGTGCAATTGCTTCTTTCGGGGCGCTGGGAGTAAAAGCCACCACTGTGCGCAAGGTTATGGCTGACCCTGTGGATATCTGGGCGCTAGAGTTCTACGGAGCGCTTGCGAAAGCTCTGCGTAAACCCTTGCGTGAAATGCCCGAGATGCTCGACCCGAGTTTGTTGCCGATGCTCGAATGGGCCGTTAGCCGCAGTGCCGCCGACTATCAGAGATCGCTGGGAAGACGGAAACATCTACGCGAGAGAATGCGATCATTCTTTCGCGATTTTGATCTGCTTCTGACGCCGACGCTTCCCGTGGCCGCCTTCGAGGTAGGGCAGGATCAGCCTCCGGGTTGGGCCAATACGAACCCCATGGCCTGGGTCAGTTATACCTACCCTTTCAACCTGACCGGCCAGCCAGCCGCCTCCATTCCTTGCGGGTTCACCGGCGAAGGATTGCCCGTGGGGCTTCAGCTTGTCGCTCGTGACCACGATGAACCAACCTTATTCCGCGCAGCCGCGGCGTTCGAGGCAGCGCAGCCCTGGTCCGATATACTCCCGGCTGGGTTTCGGTGA